Proteins from one Gimesia maris genomic window:
- a CDS encoding alkyl sulfatase dimerization domain-containing protein has protein sequence MSKPAKFLTIFLATLIVCTSQAIAQENSATEKLTKQSEQFKEQILQVADNVYVAVGYSVSNVSMIVGDDGIIIVDTGMMGEAASKIAKKFREITDKPVKAIIYTHSHGDHTGGAPVFLGSERPQIWAHINFGSEARPWKAGGLTYQNVRGARQAGFKLPPEQLINNGVAPVRYPKRGGEVFSSNEGTAPTHFLEGDRKVIKVAGVELVLTSSPGETNDGISVWYPAGKVLFAGDSFYRSFPNLYAIRGTPNRSVRLWAESLGRMADNDAVALVGGHTNPILGAEEVKQVLTDYRDAVQFIHDKTVEGINKGLTPDELVEYVQLPERLASSEYLQPFYGHPDWGVRQTFSNYLGWFDGNASNLFPLPPKAEAERVAKLAGGKDRLLESAKDALAENDNQWAAQLADHLLAINKNNTEARQIKAEALTNLAHNMVNATARNYYLTVARELRKQVSEAGAEARPRQPQKPQKTTTIASIGDAVMKKIDLALPDELYQGYLFWHQADELATDVVNYAMLLDAEGTVAHRWDTDLTGGGHTSYLLKSGGLLRMGIRDRRYVAGQPVAATDTLQITDTTGQAVWELNARDIDINGNKITFHHDMLPMSNGNILILIYEEISSKQAAAAGWSAGKGKTVWSDGVLGIKPDLEKRSYEIVWYWRFIDHMIQDQNTKAANYGVIADHPEKIDGHFPESYAPMNAVRQHLNSLDYHPDMDQIVVSSFIYNEIWVIDHSTTIEQAAGSAGGLRGKGGELLFRYGNPAAYARGTEKDRLFQNQHDANWIDEGLPGAGNILVFNNNTGLGGIARVGTGGAAAAVTQEQLKGISNVHEIRPTVDDDRRYVLSKSGNFKARQIWFWKNEDFFAPFQGGARRLPNGNTLLTDTVGKRV, from the coding sequence ATGTCAAAACCTGCTAAGTTTCTCACCATCTTTCTGGCAACTTTGATTGTCTGTACGAGTCAAGCGATCGCGCAGGAGAACTCTGCGACGGAGAAGCTGACGAAACAGAGCGAGCAGTTCAAGGAACAGATACTCCAGGTGGCTGACAACGTCTACGTCGCCGTTGGTTACAGCGTTTCCAACGTTTCGATGATTGTCGGTGACGATGGCATCATCATCGTTGATACAGGGATGATGGGTGAGGCAGCAAGTAAGATCGCAAAGAAGTTTCGCGAGATCACCGATAAGCCGGTCAAGGCGATTATCTATACGCACTCGCATGGGGACCATACCGGCGGAGCACCCGTGTTTCTCGGTTCTGAGCGTCCGCAAATCTGGGCACACATCAACTTTGGCAGTGAAGCCCGGCCCTGGAAGGCAGGCGGACTGACGTATCAAAATGTGCGCGGTGCAAGGCAGGCGGGCTTCAAGTTGCCGCCGGAGCAACTAATCAATAACGGCGTCGCGCCAGTTCGCTATCCCAAACGAGGCGGGGAAGTATTCTCTTCCAACGAAGGAACCGCGCCGACTCATTTTCTCGAGGGGGATCGAAAGGTCATCAAAGTCGCCGGCGTGGAACTCGTACTCACATCTTCGCCCGGTGAAACCAACGACGGAATTTCCGTCTGGTATCCAGCTGGTAAAGTCCTGTTCGCCGGCGACAGCTTCTATCGATCGTTCCCAAATCTGTATGCCATTCGCGGTACTCCCAATCGCAGCGTCCGACTGTGGGCGGAAAGTCTTGGCAGAATGGCTGACAACGACGCAGTTGCCTTGGTAGGCGGTCACACGAATCCGATTCTCGGAGCAGAGGAAGTTAAACAGGTTCTGACCGATTACCGCGACGCCGTGCAATTCATTCACGACAAGACGGTCGAGGGTATTAACAAAGGTCTGACACCCGACGAGTTGGTCGAGTACGTTCAGCTTCCCGAACGTCTGGCAAGCAGTGAATACTTGCAGCCATTCTACGGACATCCCGACTGGGGCGTCCGCCAGACCTTCAGTAACTATCTTGGCTGGTTCGACGGCAATGCATCCAATTTGTTCCCCTTACCACCCAAGGCGGAAGCCGAACGAGTTGCGAAACTGGCCGGAGGAAAAGACAGGCTTTTAGAATCGGCCAAAGATGCACTCGCCGAGAATGATAATCAATGGGCCGCACAGCTTGCCGACCATCTGCTGGCAATCAACAAAAACAATACCGAAGCCAGGCAGATTAAAGCCGAAGCTCTGACAAATCTGGCCCACAACATGGTCAATGCCACCGCAAGAAACTACTACCTCACTGTCGCCCGTGAACTTCGTAAACAGGTGTCAGAAGCAGGCGCGGAAGCACGTCCTCGACAGCCTCAAAAGCCACAAAAAACTACAACAATCGCGTCCATCGGTGATGCGGTTATGAAAAAGATCGATCTGGCTTTGCCTGACGAGTTGTATCAAGGTTACCTGTTTTGGCATCAGGCAGATGAACTTGCCACCGATGTCGTTAATTACGCAATGCTTCTCGATGCTGAGGGAACGGTGGCTCATCGCTGGGATACCGACTTAACGGGAGGAGGACATACCTCGTATCTGCTGAAATCCGGTGGCCTGCTGCGTATGGGCATCAGGGATAGAAGATATGTTGCGGGGCAGCCAGTGGCCGCCACCGACACGCTGCAGATCACAGACACAACTGGACAAGCAGTCTGGGAATTGAATGCCAGGGATATTGATATCAACGGGAACAAAATTACCTTTCACCACGATATGTTGCCTATGTCCAACGGCAATATCCTGATTTTAATCTACGAAGAAATCAGTTCGAAACAAGCCGCGGCGGCTGGTTGGTCGGCCGGCAAAGGGAAAACGGTCTGGTCAGATGGAGTGCTGGGGATCAAACCCGACCTGGAAAAGCGTTCCTATGAAATTGTCTGGTATTGGCGATTTATTGACCACATGATTCAGGACCAAAATACCAAAGCGGCCAACTACGGTGTCATCGCCGATCATCCGGAAAAGATCGACGGCCACTTCCCTGAAAGCTATGCGCCAATGAACGCTGTGCGGCAGCATTTGAATTCGCTCGACTATCACCCGGACATGGATCAGATCGTTGTTAGCTCCTTTATCTATAACGAAATCTGGGTGATCGATCACAGCACGACCATCGAACAAGCCGCGGGCTCTGCAGGCGGTCTAAGGGGTAAAGGGGGAGAGCTGCTGTTCCGATACGGTAATCCCGCCGCCTACGCGAGGGGCACGGAGAAGGACCGGCTCTTCCAAAATCAACACGACGCCAACTGGATTGACGAAGGGCTTCCTGGAGCCGGTAATATCCTGGTCTTTAATAACAATACAGGCCTGGGCGGCATAGCGAGGGTAGGAACTGGTGGAGCGGCAGCCGCTGTTACCCAGGAACAGTTAAAGGGGATTAGCAACGTCCATGAGATTCGTCCCACTGTTGATGATGATCGACGTTACGTCCTAAGCAAATCTGGAAACTTTAAAGCCAGGCAAATATGGTTCTGGAAAAACGAGGACTTCTTCGCTCCCTTTCAAGGCGGCGCTCGCCGCTTGCCCAATGGCAATACTCTTCTGACCGATACGGTGGGTAAAAGGGTCTGA
- a CDS encoding MarR family winged helix-turn-helix transcriptional regulator, which translates to MHFDSESSPGFAIGRVAYLIRSGMATVLKNAGWPFSPEETQTLITLSDAGEPLSMNDLALLMIRDPTTVKRQLDRLVEQQFVERKASTDDARIVMIGLTRRGEQRLQNVLPLLDDLRKTALTGIKKSELEATLHVLRTMQKNLMEHR; encoded by the coding sequence ATGCACTTTGACTCCGAATCCTCGCCCGGGTTTGCCATCGGTCGTGTCGCGTACCTGATTCGTTCCGGCATGGCCACCGTCCTGAAAAATGCCGGCTGGCCGTTTTCACCGGAGGAAACGCAGACTCTGATCACTCTGTCCGATGCCGGCGAGCCGTTGAGTATGAACGATCTGGCGTTACTGATGATTCGTGATCCGACCACGGTCAAACGGCAGTTGGATCGACTTGTCGAACAGCAATTTGTCGAGCGGAAGGCATCGACTGACGACGCGCGCATCGTGATGATCGGTTTGACTCGTCGTGGCGAACAGAGACTGCAGAATGTTCTTCCACTACTGGATGACCTGCGGAAAACGGCGTTAACGGGTATCAAAAAATCGGAACTGGAAGCAACGCTCCACGTTCTGCGAACGATGCAGAAGAACTTAATGGAACACCGATAA
- a CDS encoding ATP-binding protein encodes MSSDEHFEVTIPSDTSEGQAVQARIVEALEVREYPEKDVFSVRLALEEALVNAIKHGNRMSPDKSVEINCWISDERVRVEIQDEGEGFDRSHVPDPTLLENLERPCGRGIMLMGAFMNLIEYNEQGNKVILEKIKGVSPKPPDSEAE; translated from the coding sequence ATGTCATCGGACGAACACTTTGAAGTAACGATCCCCAGTGATACCTCGGAAGGTCAGGCTGTCCAGGCCAGAATCGTCGAGGCTCTTGAGGTACGTGAATACCCGGAAAAAGATGTCTTCTCGGTGCGCCTGGCGCTCGAAGAAGCATTGGTCAATGCGATTAAACATGGTAATCGCATGTCTCCTGATAAAAGTGTCGAGATCAACTGCTGGATCAGCGATGAGCGGGTTCGCGTTGAAATTCAGGATGAAGGTGAAGGATTTGACCGCAGTCATGTTCCCGATCCGACACTGCTCGAAAACCTGGAGCGGCCCTGTGGCAGGGGAATTATGCTGATGGGAGCTTTCATGAATCTCATCGAGTATAACGAACAGGGTAATAAAGTGATTCTCGAAAAGATCAAAGGAGTCTCCCCCAAACCACCAGACTCCGAAGCTGAGTGA
- a CDS encoding STAS domain-containing protein, with product MAAGHRRVDIEEVSDVTIAKFIDKKILDEGNIQIIGTQLFGLVDEDGRKKIILDFSNVEYLSSAALGKLITLDKKVKKAKGKLKLCSIRPDIYEVFAITRLNQLFDIAETQEAALEGF from the coding sequence ATGGCAGCTGGTCACCGTCGTGTTGACATCGAGGAAGTTTCAGATGTCACCATTGCAAAATTTATTGACAAGAAGATTCTTGATGAAGGGAATATCCAGATCATCGGGACTCAATTATTTGGTCTTGTTGATGAAGATGGACGCAAGAAGATCATTCTTGACTTTTCCAACGTCGAATACCTTTCCAGTGCTGCACTGGGAAAGTTGATTACGCTGGATAAAAAGGTGAAAAAGGCAAAAGGTAAATTGAAGCTGTGCTCAATTCGTCCTGATATTTATGAGGTTTTTGCCATTACGAGGCTGAATCAGCTGTTTGACATCGCCGAAACACAGGAGGCGGCTCTTGAAGGGTTTTAA
- a CDS encoding dimethylarginine dimethylaminohydrolase family protein has translation MIYETPAILMCPPDFYGIEYEINPWMSRSKQSDPALARQQWEALYQLLQKQEARIELMTPVKGLPDLVFTANAGLIWKDRVFLSLFRHAARQGETPLDRDWFQAAGFETIDMPEGFYFEGAGDALFCGDTLFAGYLIRSDVRALQWVAGEMNCRVIPLQLVDEFYYHLDTCFCPLSETEAIYYPPAFDEYGQHALKEHIPHLIPVVKAEAQRFACNAVVLGETVVMNTGCPQLEADLQQRGYQTLSTPLDEFIKAGGSAKCLTLRLDGERAAVWP, from the coding sequence TTGATCTATGAGACCCCGGCAATTCTGATGTGTCCTCCTGATTTCTATGGGATTGAATACGAAATTAATCCCTGGATGAGCCGCAGTAAGCAGAGTGATCCGGCTTTAGCAAGGCAGCAATGGGAAGCGCTGTATCAACTGTTGCAGAAACAGGAGGCCCGAATCGAACTCATGACGCCGGTCAAAGGGCTTCCCGATCTGGTCTTCACTGCCAATGCGGGTTTGATCTGGAAGGATCGCGTGTTTCTCTCGCTGTTTCGCCACGCAGCGCGTCAGGGAGAAACACCCCTGGATCGCGACTGGTTTCAAGCAGCCGGATTTGAAACCATTGATATGCCCGAAGGTTTTTATTTTGAAGGTGCCGGCGATGCGTTATTCTGTGGCGATACGCTCTTTGCCGGCTATCTGATTCGCAGTGACGTCCGGGCCCTGCAGTGGGTTGCCGGTGAGATGAACTGCCGGGTGATTCCTCTGCAACTGGTCGACGAATTTTATTATCACCTTGATACCTGTTTCTGTCCTCTAAGTGAAACGGAAGCTATTTATTACCCGCCCGCCTTTGACGAATATGGGCAACACGCTTTAAAGGAGCACATCCCGCATCTGATTCCTGTGGTTAAAGCAGAAGCGCAGCGATTTGCCTGCAATGCGGTCGTGCTGGGCGAAACCGTCGTCATGAATACGGGGTGTCCGCAACTGGAAGCCGATCTGCAGCAGCGGGGTTATCAGACTTTAAGTACGCCTCTGGATGAATTCATTAAAGCCGGGGGATCCGCCAAGTGTCTGACCTTACGGCTGGACGGTGAACGGGCGGCTGTCTGGCCTTGA
- a CDS encoding M3 family oligoendopeptidase — protein sequence MTESTAYPLTWELASLYPHPEQPEFEDCLQQIKVSLEDLVARVAGLSQAVDPQQHASLWGDFLTDYQSAVAELAGLFAFLECYCADDAHNKRFQTLMARLASIRPLRENIETQLQLTIREIPAEVLQQFLEQDSRLKQIQFFLEDSKRNATLRLPKEQEILASQLAVDGLHAWGRLYDRLSGDLKIQLMEKGELVERSPGQVQFDSPQRFVRQNNFYAANKAWDTIADSCADALNHLAGTRLTLYSHLSVTDHLDAPLVYNRMQRTTLNTMWSVISQRKQKLVQFLDKKAELLGLEKLCWYDLNAPLPLSGGESPELSYNRACELVVNSFEKFSPDLSQFAETALREQWIEAENRPGKRQGGFCTTFPVQKQSRIFMTYTDSADSMSTLAHELGHAYHSYVLKDAPFVLSDYPMNLAETASTFAEAVLGEQRLKAARSRDEELQILDGMLGDSVAFLMNIHARFLFEDRLHRERANGELTPERFSELMLEAQKEAYAGALDDSGWNPSFWISKLHFYISELPFYNFPYTFGYLLSLGVYALADTFTDQSEFADKYRELLIATGCQVTEDAVSNTFGYHLGEADFWNKSIDIIDRRVDRFLELAD from the coding sequence ATGACTGAGTCTACCGCTTATCCGCTGACCTGGGAACTGGCCTCGCTGTACCCTCATCCCGAACAACCGGAGTTCGAGGACTGTCTCCAGCAGATAAAAGTGTCCCTGGAAGACCTGGTGGCACGTGTTGCGGGCCTGTCACAGGCGGTCGATCCACAGCAGCATGCTTCTCTCTGGGGAGATTTTCTGACCGACTATCAGTCTGCTGTCGCGGAGCTGGCGGGATTATTTGCGTTTCTGGAATGTTATTGTGCTGATGATGCACATAACAAACGCTTTCAAACATTGATGGCACGGCTGGCCAGTATTCGACCACTGAGGGAGAATATCGAAACCCAGTTGCAGCTGACCATCCGTGAAATCCCTGCGGAAGTGTTGCAGCAGTTTCTGGAACAGGATTCCCGCCTGAAGCAGATTCAGTTTTTCCTGGAAGACTCGAAACGGAACGCGACATTAAGACTCCCTAAGGAACAGGAAATCCTGGCATCGCAACTGGCCGTCGATGGACTGCATGCCTGGGGACGACTTTATGATCGGCTGTCAGGTGATCTGAAAATCCAACTGATGGAAAAAGGGGAACTGGTAGAACGTTCGCCCGGACAGGTCCAGTTCGATTCCCCCCAGCGTTTCGTGCGTCAGAATAATTTCTATGCAGCCAACAAAGCGTGGGACACGATTGCCGATTCGTGTGCCGACGCCTTGAATCACCTGGCAGGAACCAGGCTTACGCTCTACAGCCACCTGTCCGTGACAGACCATCTCGATGCACCATTAGTTTACAACCGCATGCAGCGGACCACCCTGAATACGATGTGGTCGGTGATCTCCCAGCGGAAACAGAAGCTGGTTCAGTTTCTCGATAAGAAAGCAGAACTGCTGGGTCTCGAAAAACTCTGCTGGTACGACCTGAATGCACCGCTGCCGCTTTCAGGTGGTGAATCTCCTGAACTCAGTTACAATCGCGCCTGTGAACTGGTCGTGAATTCATTTGAAAAGTTCAGTCCCGATCTGAGTCAGTTTGCAGAGACGGCACTCCGTGAACAGTGGATCGAAGCGGAAAATCGACCGGGCAAGCGTCAGGGCGGCTTTTGCACTACATTCCCGGTTCAAAAACAGTCCCGGATATTTATGACCTATACCGACTCGGCCGACAGCATGTCGACCCTCGCTCATGAGCTGGGGCACGCCTATCATTCGTACGTCTTAAAAGATGCTCCTTTTGTATTAAGCGATTACCCGATGAACCTGGCAGAAACGGCTTCCACTTTTGCTGAAGCCGTACTGGGTGAGCAACGTCTGAAAGCAGCCCGATCCCGTGATGAAGAATTACAGATTCTGGATGGCATGCTGGGAGACTCCGTAGCATTCCTGATGAATATCCACGCACGATTCCTGTTCGAAGACCGCCTGCATCGGGAACGGGCAAATGGAGAATTAACTCCCGAACGTTTTTCAGAATTGATGCTGGAGGCTCAAAAAGAAGCCTACGCGGGAGCCCTGGACGATTCCGGCTGGAACCCTTCCTTCTGGATTTCCAAACTCCATTTCTATATCAGCGAATTACCCTTCTATAATTTTCCTTACACCTTTGGATATTTACTCTCCCTGGGAGTTTATGCCCTGGCGGATACATTTACGGATCAGTCAGAGTTTGCGGACAAATACCGTGAACTCCTGATTGCCACCGGCTGTCAGGTAACAGAAGACGCCGTATCCAATACATTCGGCTACCATCTGGGTGAAGCGGATTTCTGGAACAAAAGTATTGATATTATCGACCGCCGCGTGGATCGCTTCCTGGAACTGGCAGACTGA